A single genomic interval of Alistipes provencensis harbors:
- a CDS encoding NADH peroxidase — MAKKWRCTVCGYIHEGPEAPDQCPMCKVGKEKFVELVEAEGDLDFVTVHKIGDGKGASPELWEGLQNHFMGECTEVGMYLAMSRQADREGYPEIAEAYKRYAWEEAEHASKFAELIGEVVWDTKTNLEKRMNAECGACEDKMRLARMAKEQNLDAVHDTVHEMAKDEARHGKGFEGLYKRYFK; from the coding sequence ATGGCAAAGAAATGGCGTTGTACCGTCTGCGGGTACATCCACGAAGGTCCCGAGGCACCCGATCAGTGCCCGATGTGCAAGGTAGGCAAGGAAAAATTCGTTGAACTGGTAGAGGCCGAGGGCGACCTCGATTTCGTGACGGTCCACAAGATCGGCGACGGCAAAGGCGCCAGCCCCGAGCTGTGGGAGGGTCTCCAGAATCACTTCATGGGCGAGTGCACCGAGGTGGGCATGTATCTGGCGATGAGCCGTCAGGCCGACCGCGAGGGTTATCCCGAGATCGCCGAGGCTTACAAGCGCTACGCATGGGAGGAGGCCGAGCACGCCTCGAAGTTCGCCGAACTGATCGGCGAGGTCGTCTGGGACACCAAGACCAACCTCGAGAAGCGCATGAACGCCGAGTGCGGCGCCTGCGAGGACAAGATGCGTCTGGCCCGCATGGCCAAGGAGCAGAACCTCGACGCCGTACACGACACCGTGCACGAGATGGCCAAGGACGAAGCCCGTCACGGCAAGGGTTTCGAGGGCCTTTACAAGCGCTACTTCAAGTAG
- a CDS encoding DUF5106 domain-containing protein translates to MQRILILLLAALCVASCGRRRSAPSQDTAASDTRPRVFLPAIAPSGLSPEEQRDYLREHYWDRFDFADTLFTVRADTLQMVEAYARYIALISDRPTDGAPIDSLMRRASSSRKMLDYFSMLAERVLHDPNSPLRNDEFYIPVLQAQLRAPWYDEYERIAPEYDLEMAMQNRLGHPANDFRYTLASGASGTLYGLKAEYVLLFINNPGCPMCRDIREAIDSSPMLSMMIERGQLKVLAIYPDEDLTEWRDYRDRIPASWINAYDKGCVIREKSLYDLHAIPAMYLLDSRKRVLVKDSTDVAQIEEVIDRHA, encoded by the coding sequence ATGCAACGCATCCTGATCCTCCTTCTGGCCGCCCTGTGCGTCGCCTCGTGCGGCCGCCGCCGCAGCGCTCCCTCGCAGGACACGGCGGCTTCGGACACCCGTCCGCGGGTCTTCCTCCCTGCCATCGCCCCGTCGGGCCTCTCACCCGAGGAGCAGCGCGACTACCTGCGCGAACATTACTGGGACCGCTTCGATTTCGCCGACACGCTCTTCACCGTCCGGGCCGACACCCTGCAGATGGTCGAGGCCTATGCCCGCTACATTGCGCTGATCTCCGACCGTCCGACCGACGGCGCCCCGATCGATTCGCTGATGCGCCGCGCTTCGTCTTCGCGCAAGATGCTCGACTACTTCTCGATGCTTGCCGAGCGGGTGCTGCACGATCCCAATTCGCCGCTGCGCAACGACGAGTTCTATATTCCCGTATTGCAGGCGCAGCTCCGCGCCCCGTGGTACGACGAATACGAACGCATCGCCCCGGAGTACGATCTGGAGATGGCCATGCAGAACCGGTTAGGACACCCGGCCAACGATTTCCGCTACACGCTCGCCTCGGGCGCCTCGGGAACCCTCTACGGACTGAAGGCCGAGTATGTGCTGCTGTTCATCAACAACCCCGGCTGTCCGATGTGTCGCGACATCCGTGAGGCGATTGATTCGTCGCCGATGCTGTCGATGATGATCGAGCGGGGGCAGCTCAAGGTGCTGGCCATTTATCCCGACGAGGACCTTACGGAGTGGCGCGACTACCGCGACCGCATCCCCGCGTCGTGGATCAACGCTTATGACAAGGGGTGCGTCATCCGCGAGAAGAGCCTCTACGACCTCCATGCCATTCCGGCCATGTACCTGCTCGACAGCCGCAAGCGTGTGCTGGTGAAGGATTCGACCGACGTGGCCCAGATCGAGGAGGTAATCGACCGCCACGCCTAA
- the gadC gene encoding putative glutamine/gamma-aminobutyrate antiporter GadC, with translation MDVKKTTTSTGFKLSVMTLAIMNVTAVVSLRGLPAEAVYGLSSAFYYLFAAIVFLIPTAMVAAELAAMFSDKQGGVFRWVGEAYGARTGFLAIWLQWIESTIWYPTVLTFGAVSIAFIGMNDTHDAALASNKVFTLCMVLAIYWIATFIALKGLGWVGKISKWGGMIGTIIPAALLILLGIIYISTGGHNHMDMSQGFFPDLSKFNNLVLASSIFLFYAGMEMMGIHVMDVKNPSRNYPKAIIIGSLVTVCIFVLGTFSLGFIIPAKDISLTQSLLVGFDNYFHYLHISWAGPIIAIALMFGVLAGVLTWVAGPSKGIFAVGKAGYLPPFFQKTNKNGVQKNILLIQGCVVTLLALLFVVMPSVQSFYQILSQLTVLLYLIMYMLMFSAAIVLRYKMKNTPRPFRLGKKNGLMWFLGCLGFCGALLAFVLSFVPPSQIATGSNTVWFSVLVIGCVVVVGAPFVIYALRKPSWKDPQAAAEFAPFHWETQAKAAAPAAAQSQSSTSNDQSTK, from the coding sequence ATGGATGTAAAAAAAACTACCACGAGTACAGGGTTCAAATTGAGTGTCATGACACTTGCAATTATGAACGTGACGGCCGTAGTGAGTCTGCGCGGACTGCCTGCCGAGGCGGTCTACGGACTTTCGTCGGCTTTCTACTACCTGTTTGCTGCAATCGTGTTTCTCATCCCGACGGCCATGGTCGCCGCGGAGCTGGCCGCGATGTTCTCCGACAAGCAGGGCGGAGTCTTCCGCTGGGTCGGCGAGGCATACGGAGCCCGCACGGGATTCCTCGCAATCTGGCTGCAATGGATCGAATCGACGATCTGGTACCCCACGGTACTGACCTTCGGCGCCGTGTCGATCGCCTTCATCGGCATGAACGACACGCACGACGCGGCGCTGGCCTCGAACAAGGTATTCACGCTCTGCATGGTGCTGGCCATCTACTGGATCGCCACGTTCATCGCACTGAAGGGACTCGGATGGGTCGGAAAGATCAGTAAATGGGGCGGTATGATCGGCACGATCATTCCCGCGGCCCTGCTGATCCTGCTGGGTATCATCTACATCTCGACCGGAGGACACAACCACATGGACATGTCGCAGGGTTTCTTCCCCGACCTGTCGAAATTCAACAACCTCGTGCTGGCCAGCAGTATCTTCCTGTTCTATGCGGGTATGGAGATGATGGGTATACACGTCATGGACGTGAAGAACCCCTCGCGGAACTACCCCAAGGCTATCATCATCGGTTCGCTCGTCACGGTCTGCATCTTCGTGCTGGGCACCTTCTCGCTGGGCTTCATCATCCCGGCCAAGGACATCAGCCTCACGCAGTCGCTGCTGGTCGGCTTCGACAACTATTTCCACTACCTCCACATCTCGTGGGCCGGACCGATCATCGCCATCGCCCTGATGTTCGGCGTGCTGGCCGGCGTGCTGACTTGGGTGGCCGGCCCCTCGAAGGGTATCTTCGCCGTGGGCAAAGCCGGCTACCTGCCCCCGTTCTTCCAGAAGACCAACAAGAACGGCGTACAGAAGAACATCCTGCTGATTCAGGGATGCGTCGTGACGCTGCTGGCGCTGCTGTTCGTCGTGATGCCTTCGGTGCAGTCGTTCTACCAGATTCTCTCGCAGCTCACCGTGCTGCTCTACCTCATTATGTATATGCTGATGTTCTCGGCCGCCATCGTCCTGCGCTACAAGATGAAGAACACGCCGCGTCCGTTCCGTCTGGGCAAGAAGAACGGCCTGATGTGGTTCCTCGGATGCCTCGGCTTCTGCGGCGCCCTGCTGGCCTTCGTCCTGAGCTTCGTGCCGCCCAGCCAGATCGCAACGGGCAGCAACACCGTCTGGTTCTCGGTGCTCGTCATCGGATGCGTGGTCGTCGTCGGCGCACCGTTCGTGATCTACGCCCTGCGCAAGCCGTCGTGGAAAGACCCGCAGGCCGCTGCCGAGTTCGCCCCCTTCCATTGGGAAACACAGGCCAAGGCCGCAGCCCCCGCAGCCGCGCAGAGCCAGTCTTCGACAAGTAACGACCAATCAACGAAATAA
- the glsA gene encoding glutaminase A, giving the protein MIQKIDKKAVQEALQMAYDRCKNETGGKNADYIPYLANVPSNLFGIAACLPDGDVVAVGDVDYKFGIESVSKVPTAILAMNQYSGQEILDKIGADATGLPFNSIMAILLENDHPSTPLVNAGAIAACSMVKPVGDSDGKWKAIISFIADLAGSDVEVIDELYQSETATNFNNKSIAWLLKNYNRIYDDPDMALDIYTRQCSIGVTAKQLATMAATIANSGVNPVTKKEVFKPELTPKIASMMATVGFYEHTGDWLFTTGLPAKTGVGGGIMGVVPGVMGVAAFAPPLDEAGNSVKAQKALAFIAGHLNLNLFGTTRCVMAEKEPVEA; this is encoded by the coding sequence ATGATTCAGAAAATCGACAAAAAAGCGGTTCAGGAGGCCCTTCAGATGGCCTACGACCGCTGCAAGAACGAAACCGGCGGCAAGAACGCCGACTATATCCCCTATCTGGCCAACGTGCCGTCGAACCTCTTCGGCATCGCGGCCTGCCTGCCCGACGGCGACGTCGTGGCCGTGGGCGACGTGGACTACAAATTCGGCATCGAATCGGTGTCGAAGGTCCCGACGGCGATCCTCGCCATGAACCAGTACAGCGGACAGGAGATCCTCGACAAGATCGGCGCCGACGCAACGGGACTGCCCTTCAACTCGATCATGGCCATCCTGCTCGAAAACGACCACCCCTCGACGCCGCTCGTCAACGCCGGAGCCATCGCGGCCTGCTCGATGGTCAAGCCCGTGGGTGACAGCGACGGCAAGTGGAAAGCCATCATCTCGTTCATCGCCGATCTGGCCGGATCGGACGTGGAGGTGATCGACGAACTCTACCAATCGGAGACCGCGACCAACTTCAACAACAAGTCGATCGCGTGGCTGCTGAAGAATTACAACCGCATCTACGACGATCCCGACATGGCGCTGGACATCTACACGCGCCAATGCTCGATCGGCGTGACGGCCAAGCAACTGGCCACGATGGCCGCGACGATCGCCAACAGTGGTGTGAACCCCGTGACCAAAAAAGAGGTTTTCAAACCCGAACTCACGCCCAAGATCGCCTCGATGATGGCGACCGTGGGATTCTACGAGCACACGGGCGACTGGCTCTTCACGACGGGACTTCCCGCCAAGACGGGTGTCGGCGGCGGCATCATGGGCGTCGTGCCGGGCGTGATGGGCGTGGCGGCGTTCGCTCCCCCGCTGGACGAAGCCGGCAACTCGGTGAAGGCCCAGAAGGCGCTGGCGTTCATCGCCGGGCACCTCAACCTCAACCTCTTCGGCACGACGCGCTGCGTGATGGCCGAAAAGGAACCGGTAGAGGCATAA
- a CDS encoding outer membrane beta-barrel protein, with protein MIKKLLMVALVLAMAVPAAAQGSRRSEVSVSYGMAPVTDWIDSYSNILTGVIAGSGTDLTGWGTVTVGYSFRVIGSLRIGAQVAYSSNEQEVKKTGSEIKNRYWTLMPNVKWNWLNLKIVSFYTRVGAGASFSKAKIGGQSDKSTLFAFQVSPVGVEVGGRIAAYAEAGIGTSGSLLVGARYRF; from the coding sequence ATGATTAAAAAATTGCTGATGGTTGCGCTCGTTTTGGCGATGGCCGTCCCCGCCGCTGCTCAGGGATCGCGTCGCAGTGAGGTCTCCGTCTCCTACGGCATGGCGCCCGTGACGGACTGGATCGATTCGTACAGCAACATCCTGACCGGGGTCATCGCAGGCTCCGGCACCGACCTTACGGGGTGGGGTACCGTCACCGTGGGCTACAGCTTCCGGGTGATCGGCAGTCTGCGCATAGGCGCACAGGTCGCCTACTCCTCGAACGAGCAGGAGGTCAAAAAGACCGGTTCGGAGATCAAAAACCGCTACTGGACGCTGATGCCCAATGTAAAGTGGAACTGGCTGAATCTGAAGATCGTGTCGTTCTATACGCGGGTGGGTGCGGGCGCTTCGTTCTCCAAGGCCAAGATCGGGGGACAGAGCGACAAATCCACGCTTTTCGCCTTTCAGGTGTCGCCCGTCGGCGTCGAGGTCGGCGGACGTATCGCGGCTTATGCCGAAGCGGGTATCGGAACCTCGGGCAGCCTGCTGGTCGGAGCGCGGTACCGCTTCTGA
- a CDS encoding acyl-CoA dehydrogenase family protein has protein sequence MANFFSDNKDLQFQLQHPLMRKIVELKERGFAEKDLYDYAPQDFEDAMDNYRRVLEIAGEVCGEVIAPNAEGVDHEGPRVVNDHVEYASGTVVNMKAVVDAGLSGMTLPRKYDGLNFPLICFVMANEMVARADASFENIWGLQDCAETLNEFASEEIKQKYLPWVSAGATCAMDLTEPDAGSDLGAVMLKATWSEEKQTWLLNGVKRFITNGDGEVSLVLARTEEGTTDARGLSMLVYDKRDGGVKVRRIENKLGIKGSPTCELVFTNAPAQLVGDRKMGLIKYVMSLMNAARLGIGAQSVGTCEAAYREALKYAHERAQFGKPIIQFAAVSEMLSNMKAKVQGVRALLYETARFVEVYKQYGHIAQERSLEGEERQEMKFYNRLADGFTPLVKLFSSEYANQLAYDAVQIHGGSGFMKDYPCERLYRDARIMNIYEGTSQLQVVAAINAVTKGTFMEQIERYAAESYSEAMCPVVTKLRELTVKFSEMQARVEAGDKEVCGFKDFHARRLVETAGYIIITYLLARQAGQAGQAEEYAASARIFCKMAESKIAEAYTYVMNSTTEDVALFKAVEQEN, from the coding sequence ATGGCTAATTTCTTTTCAGATAATAAGGATTTGCAGTTCCAGCTCCAGCATCCGCTGATGCGCAAGATCGTGGAACTGAAAGAGCGCGGTTTCGCGGAGAAAGACCTCTACGACTATGCGCCGCAGGATTTCGAAGACGCGATGGACAACTACCGCCGCGTGCTGGAGATCGCCGGCGAGGTCTGCGGCGAGGTGATCGCCCCCAACGCCGAAGGCGTGGACCACGAGGGTCCGCGCGTGGTCAACGACCATGTGGAGTACGCTTCGGGCACGGTCGTCAACATGAAGGCCGTCGTCGATGCGGGTTTGAGCGGCATGACGCTGCCCCGCAAGTACGACGGACTGAACTTCCCGCTGATCTGCTTCGTGATGGCCAACGAGATGGTCGCACGCGCCGACGCCAGCTTCGAGAACATCTGGGGATTGCAGGACTGCGCCGAGACGCTCAATGAGTTCGCTTCGGAGGAGATCAAGCAGAAATACCTGCCGTGGGTTTCGGCGGGCGCGACGTGCGCCATGGACCTTACGGAGCCCGATGCCGGTTCGGACCTCGGTGCCGTGATGCTGAAGGCTACATGGTCGGAGGAGAAGCAGACATGGCTGCTGAACGGCGTGAAACGCTTCATCACCAACGGCGACGGCGAGGTTTCGCTCGTGCTGGCGCGTACCGAAGAGGGTACGACCGACGCCCGCGGCCTCTCGATGCTGGTCTATGACAAGCGCGACGGCGGCGTGAAGGTGCGCCGCATCGAGAACAAACTCGGTATCAAGGGTTCGCCGACGTGCGAGCTGGTCTTCACGAACGCCCCGGCGCAACTGGTCGGCGACCGGAAGATGGGACTTATCAAATATGTGATGTCGCTGATGAACGCCGCCCGTCTGGGTATCGGCGCACAGTCGGTGGGTACCTGCGAGGCCGCTTACCGCGAGGCGCTGAAATACGCCCACGAGCGTGCCCAGTTCGGCAAGCCGATCATCCAGTTCGCGGCCGTTTCGGAGATGCTTTCGAACATGAAGGCTAAGGTGCAGGGCGTGCGCGCGCTGCTCTATGAAACCGCGCGTTTCGTCGAGGTCTACAAGCAGTACGGCCATATCGCTCAGGAGCGTTCGCTCGAGGGAGAGGAGCGTCAGGAGATGAAGTTCTACAACCGCCTTGCCGACGGCTTCACCCCGCTGGTGAAACTCTTCTCGTCGGAGTATGCCAACCAGTTGGCCTACGACGCCGTCCAGATCCACGGCGGCTCGGGCTTCATGAAAGACTATCCCTGCGAGCGGCTCTACCGCGACGCCCGCATCATGAACATCTACGAGGGAACCTCGCAGTTGCAGGTCGTGGCGGCTATCAACGCCGTGACGAAAGGCACGTTCATGGAGCAGATCGAGCGCTATGCCGCCGAGAGCTATTCGGAGGCGATGTGCCCCGTGGTCACGAAGCTCAGGGAGCTGACCGTGAAGTTCTCGGAGATGCAGGCCCGCGTCGAGGCCGGGGACAAGGAGGTCTGCGGGTTCAAGGATTTCCATGCCCGCCGACTGGTGGAGACCGCCGGATACATCATCATCACCTACCTGCTGGCCCGTCAGGCCGGTCAGGCCGGTCAGGCGGAGGAGTATGCTGCTTCGGCACGCATCTTCTGCAAAATGGCCGAGTCGAAAATCGCGGAGGCCTATACCTATGTGATGAACTCCACGACGGAGGACGTCGCACTGTTCAAAGCCGTCGAGCAGGAGAACTAA